Sequence from the Cucurbita pepo subsp. pepo cultivar mu-cu-16 chromosome LG02, ASM280686v2, whole genome shotgun sequence genome:
tattttctttttcatttagtaATATTTATAATGTTACTTGAAAGAAAACTACTTctgagttcttttttttttttttttcttaaacttccaagaacaaaataacATTGTTCTcctgttaaaataaaaaacagaaGGGTTTTATTTAAGAGAACCCTTAATACAAGTACGTATCAGttataattcaaacaattttgaTGAAAGCACCCTCAAATGCTGAAATACCTTGTTCATTTTGGTTACTTTGTTGGGTATGTCAAATTCATGTTTAGCGCACctcaaatcaataaaaaagCTAGAGTACTGACCTCGGGCATTTGGGAGACAACTTGAGAAGGTTGATCCACCATCTCCTCGGCCATTGGACTTAAAATAGTTTTAGGGGGCAATGCTTCTGTGACATTCATTGCCTTTACTTCTTCCTCCTGTGAATCCAATACAATCTTGTTAGACCGCAACTCTAACAACGGACTCGTGTCATCTTGTTTACCTCCAAAACTTGCCTCCTTTTCAACCTCCCAGTCAGGGTTCAACGATTCTCCATCAGTATTGTTCCCATCAACAGTCGGAGGGGAGCCAATTTCAGAAACTTCCACTTGCAGGTCAGAAGCAATGGAGTAAGTTGGAGTTTGACATGGCACCTTATCTGGATAGGGTAAACGCTCCtccattttgttcttattaaatGTCGTGGGGCTAAAATCACGGAGAGTCTCctgtattaattttttctttggtaCTCTACAGCTCAATGATTTGTGCAGTGCGTTGCTCAATTTTGACTCGAAGTTTTTTGAAACTACTCTCACGTCATCACAGATCACCGCTCCGGGATTATCCGATGAAGATGAATGGCTTGATTGGCTACTAACGTCTTGCGTCATCTCCAGCTCCAGCTCCAGCTCCAGCTCCATTTCAAATTCACTCTGGGAATCTGGCGGAATCTCCTTCTCCTGATCGCTTTCGAGCTCCAATTCATTAACATCCCTGGCCTGTGGTAAATCTTCAGTTTGAATGCCTCTTGTTTCTACAGCAATAGGTTTCTTCTTTTCAGTTTGAGGGTCGCTTTTAAATAATAGCTGTTCGATTAGCCAGTCATGTTCACCTTTATCTGCAATCGAAACTAAAACAAAGACCATAGTTTTGAAGTCAGTTCAGTGGTACCTTCATCCTTTTCTTGTCAGATTGAATTTGAAAGGGAGGGGGATTTCAAAACTTATTTCATAATAGAAAGAAactatattgaaaaatattttaaaataatcatataGTTTCATacaattgaatttaaaatttcccaACATGCTATATTAGAACTTTTCATTTAGCATATTTCAATTAGTTAAGAAATGTATCAAAAAGATTATCAATTCAATCTCCAACTCCACATGTTGGTTGaactaaagaaaataaatctgaactttcaaaaataaatatttttgtattcacTAAATTATTTTGCATCTTATATCTCTTCAACATATGTGGTTTGAATATAAGTTGCATTAACACACttagataaagaaaaataaaggcaAGGCAAGATGATTCAAGAATTAGAatagatattttgaaattttatccaaatagacaaaatttgtgttggataatgaaagtcccacatcggctaatttagggaatgatcatgggagCTTATgctctctccattggtttgaggccttttggggacatccaaagcaaaaccatgagagcttatgctcaaagtggacaatatcataccattgtggagagtcgtgttcgtctaacatggtatcagagccatgccctaaacttaaccatgtcaatagattgacaaatcctcaaatgtcgaacaaagtattgtaagcctcgaaggcatagtcaaaaagtgaccagagaagactccaaaagagtcgagcctcgattaaggggagacatacattgttcgaggagaggtgTTGGATAAAAGTGTCCCACATcagttaatttagggaatggtcatgggttataatcaaagaatatagTCTTCTTTGGTATGAggcttttggggaagcccaaagcaaagccatgagagcttaggctcaaagtggacaacatcataccattttggagagtcgtgttcatctaacagtTTGAAGAACGAgatttaaccttaaaaaaccTTAAAACCAAATTGAAATGATGCACAACAAGCCACATGAACGAAATTATAATTGAACTTATACTTCTATTCCATTCAATGCTATAAATGATCGTAAAAAtcatttgttaatattttatctaaagaaaagaagaatagtTCCTAGTCAATTAGTCGTGAAAtcagaagatgaagaaaaaagcaaaaagtGAAAGAATTATCTTACTTGAAGGTCTTCTATATCTGTGGTGGTATCCCAGTCCCCCACTTTCTTCTGAGTAAGCGGGTCCAAGACAAAAGCTCTCGTGCCTGCAGAATGTAAATTCCTGTTGAAAGCTATCGGCCATAAGATTTGGTTTCTCCTCATGTGGATCATATGGAAGATCAAATGGATTTCTCATTGGCAACAAAACGGAAGGAGCAGAACCAGGCAATGGTATGCCTTCTATCTCTCTACCACCATCCGTCGAGTCAATAGGATCATTCCTTGTAGTGACAATTTTGGGAATATGACAAGGAGGAAAAATGTCGACTGTTAGaacaatttcttcatttttccgTTTGTACAACTTTCTGGCTCTTCTCTTAGCAATAAGACTCTCCAATCTTCTGTTCCTTTCAATCTCTGAAAGCCCAAGATCCATCAGATTCTTCTGATCATCTTCTGTCCACTCCACAGCTTTATTCCTATCCTCTTGcgcttcttcttcatcctcatCCTCTGGATCTTCTGAGCTTTCGTTTTTCGTCTCATCGCCACCACTATCAGATTTATTAGTCTGAGAGCTCGAGCGATCACAAGCTACGAGATCAGGCTTTACTGGTAACTCCAAGCCCAAAATTGGTTCCTTAGTGCTGGAAACTTCAATACTCTTATCAACTGATGTACTGGAAACTTCAATACCCTTATCAACTGATGTACTAAGAGCAGATGCATTATTTCCAGAATCAAGAGATTGTGTTTCTTTCACCtcaattaatgattttaagtAATCGAATTCAACCGACTGATCCGTTCCGACTACCGGAGATTTAGTTGGAGTATCTGTTCTGCACGTTTCACTCTTTTCTTTGAATCGTTGTCGCCGACTAGTTGCATTGCGTAAGTATGCGCTACGATTTCTATTAATTGTGGCCGTCGACTTTTTAGGGACCTCTGGTTTTTTATCTTCTACTTTCTCACCTCGAATTGTGGACCTTTTAGAAGTCCGAAAGGCAAGGATAACTCCAGTTAAGCCAAGAAATGGCAAACTGTAAAACAGAATACTAAGAACAGAAGGCAGAAAAATGTACAAAACGAAGAGAAACAACAATGTACCAGACATGTAAGGATGCTGCTGTACAAATCTATGACTAACCCTAACGGACAAATGAACAATTCTACAAACGCATAATTTGATATCTTCCATATCGATTCCCATCTCTCTTCAATACAACTAGATTTGACCTAGCTAATccaaaaaagtataaaataacAATCAGAATCAAGAATCAGATTAATCGatcagaaaaaaagaaaaaaaaaaaaaaaatcaggatTCCCTTTGACAACGGAGGTCAAAGACGACGCAGAAAAATGGACGTTAAAACTGATAATTGAAACAATCTTGtttgtaaaagaaaacttGCCATAAAATCACGAGCTGGAAGATTGATAGAAACACTTCACAATCGCAGCATGAACGTTCtccatttttagaaaatcttTGGATTGGCGATTAGCAGAGAAGAGAGATCCTCAATATCAGggcccttttcttttgaacgTTGAGAGACAAAATAGCAAACAGGTTAGCCGAAGGAAGGCGCGCATTTTGATAtcctgttttttctctttatccgcttttcttccattcataaaatatgggaaacttctttttcgttttcaattttataaattatcttaaaatttaaattta
This genomic interval carries:
- the LOC111788906 gene encoding uncharacterized protein LOC111788906 isoform X2; the protein is MGIDMEDIKLCVCRIVHLSVRVSHRFVQQHPYMSGTLLFLFVLYIFLPSVLSILFYSLPFLGLTGVILAFRTSKRSTIRGEKVEDKKPEVPKKSTATINRNRSAYLRNATSRRQRFKEKSETCRTDTPTKSPVVGTDQSVEFDYLKSLIEVKETQSLDSGNNASALSTSVDKGIEVSSTSVDKSIEVSSTKEPILGLELPVKPDLVACDRSSSQTNKSDSGGDETKNESSEDPEDEDEEEAQEDRNKAVEWTEDDQKNLMDLGLSEIERNRRLESLIAKRRARKLYKRKNEEIVLTVDIFPPCHIPKIVTTRNDPIDSTDGGREIEGIPLPGSAPSVLLPMRNPFDLPYDPHEEKPNLMADSFQQEFTFCRHESFCLGPAYSEESGGLGYHHRYRRPSISIADKGEHDWLIEQLLFKSDPQTEKKKPIAVETRGIQTEDLPQARDVNELELESDQEKEIPPDSQSEFEMELELELELEMTQDVSSQSSHSSSSDNPGAVICDDVRVVSKNFESKLSNALHKSLSCRVPKKKLIQETLRDFSPTTFNKNKMEERLPYPDKVPCQTPTYSIASDLQVEVSEIGSPPTVDGNNTDGESLNPDWEVEKEASFGGKQDDTSPLLELRSNKIVLDSQEEEVKAMNVTEALPPKTILSPMAEEMVDQPSQVVSQMPEELSIPTDDENATNHVIDQKDPEALANMENTVKTRENVDGGLEILMKQEDDGKITSSLEETDLKLGEYSHGGHEDSSGRRSDLDHEQSEEGNKNVDQITGNGDLGRAHEHSEEGSKNVDQITGNGDLSRNHERSEEGSKNMDQITGNGDLRRDHERSEEGSKNMDQSTGNGDPGRTHEHSEEGSKHMDQITSTRDLGKAHEHLEEESKSTDQITDNGDLVEPGNIEEQLELIQDNKNQSNVVGTEFQSSKDALKLPAVDDPATNGGVPLVANDIICSDTSDNQVNAVQSESHRNHGDFVEPKKIEEPLELKQDNKNQPDVVEIEFQSSNDASKSTVENNLVYDGGVPPDSIDIIRSDALQNQVNVVQSEFQKSNDAMKSTVEQDSVIERELLDTRAGLSSKSSIEEQAHMNKVSLSQDSIISPDNNKPADSIEVESELIKGLSEQNGGKSILEAKDDREKTDQSLSSLSSAPNDDLKTSEITTQEELTL
- the LOC111788906 gene encoding uncharacterized protein LOC111788906 isoform X1 produces the protein MGIDMEDIKLCVCRIVHLSVRVSHRFVQQHPYMSGTLLFLFVLYIFLPSVLSILFYSLPFLGLTGVILAFRTSKRSTIRGEKVEDKKPEVPKKSTATINRNRSAYLRNATSRRQRFKEKSETCRTDTPTKSPVVGTDQSVEFDYLKSLIEVKETQSLDSGNNASALSTSVDKGIEVSSTSVDKSIEVSSTKEPILGLELPVKPDLVACDRSSSQTNKSDSGGDETKNESSEDPEDEDEEEAQEDRNKAVEWTEDDQKNLMDLGLSEIERNRRLESLIAKRRARKLYKRKNEEIVLTVDIFPPCHIPKIVTTRNDPIDSTDGGREIEGIPLPGSAPSVLLPMRNPFDLPYDPHEEKPNLMADSFQQEFTFCRHESFCLGPAYSEESGGLGYHHRYRRPSISIADKGEHDWLIEQLLFKSDPQTEKKKPIAVETRGIQTEDLPQARDVNELELESDQEKEIPPDSQSEFEMELELELELEMTQDVSSQSSHSSSSDNPGAVICDDVRVVSKNFESKLSNALHKSLSCRVPKKKLIQETLRDFSPTTFNKNKMEERLPYPDKVPCQTPTYSIASDLQVEVSEIGSPPTVDGNNTDGESLNPDWEVEKEASFGGKQDDTSPLLELRSNKIVLDSQEEEVKAMNVTEALPPKTILSPMAEEMVDQPSQVVSQMPEELSIPTDDENATNHVIDQKDPEALANMENTVKTRENVDGGLEILMKQEDDGKITSSLEETDLKLGEYSHGGHEDSSGRRSDLDHEQSEEGNKNVDQITGNGDLGRAHEHSEEGSKNVDQITGNGDLSRNHERSEEGSKNMDQITGNGDLRRDHERSEEGSKNMDQSTGNGDPGRTHEHSEEGSKHMDQITSTRDLGKAHEHLEEESKSTDQITDNGDLVEPGNIEEQLELIQDNKNQSNVVGTEFQSSKDALKLPAVDDPATNGGVPLVANDIICSDTSDNQVNAVQSESHRNHGDFVEPKKIEEPLELKQDNKNQPDVVEIEFQSSNDASKSTVENNLVYDGGVPPDSIDIIRSDALQNQVNVVQSEFQKSNDAMKSTVEQDSVIERELLDTRAGLSSKSSIEEQAHMNKVSLSQDSIISPDNNKPADSIEVESELIKGLSEQNGGKSILEAKDDREKTDQSLSSLSSAPNDDLKTSEITTQEEVTVNPLTEITAKEVQVETELTPTASTNNNMEAAGDDELECESHRFNKPETDSVKEKDSENPLDLNGVGLQSPTGLAHENPLESSLSAGQGSQ